From the Streptomyces syringium genome, one window contains:
- a CDS encoding FAD/NAD(P)-binding protein: protein MRSSRVEICVVGAGPRGLCVLERLCANERAAPSHSAVTVHVVDPRSPGAGAVWRTDQPRHLLMNTVASQITAYTDDSTRIAGPVEPGPSLYAWARGLLLAGRADGHDDETLAEARDLGPDSYPTRAFYGRYLRDSFRRVVARAPGHITVVVHRSRAVALADTDGVPDGPQDVRLEDGTRLSRLDAVVMALGHVPARLAPREARTAALARSHRLRYVTPANPADVDPIGAGAGEPVLLRGLGLNFFDHMALFTAGRGGTFTREGRRLVYRPSGDEPRLYAFSRRGVPYQARGRNEKGATGRHLPRLLTAEHIAGLRERARRGSPVRFGRDLWPLIAREVESVYYGTLLGTRGRADERETFVDRYLALPPAADPAALLESFGIADGDRWDWRRLSRPYGDRVFACRAEFRHWLLGHLAEDVTAARAGNVSGPLKAALDVLRDLRNEIRLAVDHGGLDGDSHRDDLDGWFTPLNAFLSIGPPASRVEEMIALIEAGILEVTGPGARVRIEAAGPGGPAFVAESGLVPGAPIRSGVLIEARLPEPDLRRTADPLLRHLADTGQITTFRVDAATGAGYETGGMAVTERPYRVIDGRGHAHPRRFAYGVPTESVHWVTAAGIRPGVDSVTLGDSDAIARAVLALPPAVRGPSAPRQAPAETDLTAETGLTAETGLTGATL from the coding sequence ATGAGGAGCAGTCGTGTCGAGATCTGTGTGGTCGGTGCCGGGCCGCGAGGGCTCTGTGTGCTGGAGCGGCTGTGCGCGAACGAGCGCGCCGCGCCGTCGCACTCGGCCGTCACCGTGCATGTCGTCGACCCCCGGTCGCCCGGCGCCGGCGCCGTCTGGCGCACCGACCAGCCCCGCCACCTGCTGATGAACACCGTCGCCTCGCAGATCACCGCCTACACGGACGACAGCACGCGCATAGCGGGCCCCGTCGAGCCCGGCCCGAGTCTGTACGCGTGGGCCCGCGGGCTGCTTCTCGCGGGCCGGGCCGACGGCCACGACGACGAGACCCTCGCGGAAGCCCGTGACCTCGGCCCGGACTCGTACCCCACCCGTGCCTTCTACGGCCGCTATCTCCGCGACAGCTTCCGGCGCGTCGTGGCCCGCGCCCCCGGCCACATCACCGTCGTGGTCCACCGCTCGCGCGCGGTCGCCCTGGCCGACACCGACGGCGTCCCGGACGGCCCGCAGGACGTCCGGCTGGAGGACGGCACCCGGCTGAGCCGGCTGGACGCGGTCGTCATGGCGCTCGGCCACGTCCCCGCGCGGCTCGCGCCCCGCGAGGCGCGGACGGCGGCCCTGGCCCGGAGCCACCGGCTGCGGTACGTCACCCCCGCCAACCCCGCCGACGTCGACCCGATCGGGGCCGGGGCCGGTGAGCCCGTCCTGCTGCGCGGACTCGGGCTGAACTTCTTCGACCACATGGCGCTGTTCACCGCCGGGCGCGGCGGCACCTTCACCCGCGAGGGCCGCCGCCTGGTCTACCGGCCCTCGGGCGACGAACCGCGCCTGTACGCCTTCTCCCGCCGCGGCGTGCCCTACCAGGCGCGCGGGCGGAACGAGAAGGGAGCCACCGGCCGGCACTTACCCAGGCTGCTCACCGCCGAGCACATAGCCGGGCTGCGGGAGCGCGCCCGGCGCGGGAGCCCGGTGCGATTCGGCAGGGACCTGTGGCCGCTGATCGCCCGCGAGGTCGAGAGCGTCTACTACGGCACGCTGCTGGGCACCCGGGGCCGCGCGGACGAACGGGAGACGTTCGTCGACCGCTATCTGGCCCTGCCGCCCGCCGCGGACCCCGCCGCGCTGCTGGAGTCCTTCGGCATCGCCGACGGCGACCGCTGGGACTGGCGACGGCTGTCCAGGCCGTACGGCGACCGCGTCTTCGCCTGCCGCGCCGAGTTCCGCCACTGGCTGCTCGGCCATCTCGCCGAGGACGTCACCGCCGCCCGCGCCGGCAATGTCAGCGGCCCGCTCAAGGCGGCCCTGGACGTCCTGCGCGACCTGCGCAACGAGATCAGGCTCGCCGTCGACCACGGCGGCCTGGACGGCGACTCGCACCGCGACGACCTGGACGGCTGGTTCACCCCGCTCAACGCCTTCCTCTCCATCGGCCCGCCCGCCTCCCGCGTCGAGGAGATGATCGCCCTCATCGAGGCGGGCATCCTGGAGGTCACCGGGCCGGGGGCCCGGGTACGGATCGAGGCCGCGGGCCCCGGCGGCCCCGCCTTCGTCGCCGAGTCCGGCCTCGTCCCCGGCGCGCCGATCCGCTCCGGGGTGCTCATCGAGGCCCGGCTGCCCGAGCCCGATCTGCGCCGCACCGCCGACCCGTTGCTGCGGCACCTGGCCGACACCGGCCAGATCACCACCTTCCGCGTCGATGCGGCCACCGGCGCGGGCTACGAGACCGGGGGAATGGCCGTCACCGAGCGCCCGTACCGCGTCATCGACGGCCGGGGGCATGCCCACCCGCGCCGCTTCGCCTACGGCGTCCCGACCGAGTCCGTGCACTGGGTCACCGCCGCCGGCATCCGGCCGGGAGTGGACTCGGTGACCCTCGGCGACTCCGACGCCATCGCCCGCGCGGTCCTCGCCCTGCCGCCGGCTGTCCGCGGGCCTTCCGCGCCGCGACAGGCCCCCGCCGAGACGGATCTCACCGCCGAGACGGGCCTCACCGCCGAGACGGGCCTCACCGGCGCGACGCTCTGA
- a CDS encoding roadblock/LC7 domain-containing protein: MNNELGWMLDEVVKMPETRHAILLSADGMLRAHSQGIGRDEAERQAAALSGLQSISRSTGEFCTHQAHQETPWRQTLVEFAHGYVFLIAAGPGAYLAVSASEHVDMEAVTYRMQKLVDRLGKELTSPPRQGVWQGPGNPA, translated from the coding sequence ATGAACAACGAGCTCGGCTGGATGCTCGACGAGGTCGTCAAGATGCCGGAGACCCGGCACGCGATCCTGCTCTCCGCCGACGGCATGCTGCGCGCCCACTCCCAGGGCATCGGCCGCGACGAGGCGGAGCGCCAGGCCGCCGCCCTCTCCGGGCTGCAGTCGATCAGCCGCTCCACCGGTGAGTTCTGCACCCACCAGGCCCACCAGGAGACCCCCTGGCGGCAGACGCTCGTCGAATTCGCCCACGGTTACGTCTTCCTCATAGCCGCCGGCCCCGGCGCCTACCTCGCCGTCTCGGCCTCCGAGCACGTCGACATGGAAGCCGTCACCTACCGCATGCAAAAGCTCGTGGACCGGCTCGGCAAGGAACTGACCAGCCCGCCCCGGCAGGGTGTCTGGCAGGGCCCGGGCAACCCGGCATGA
- a CDS encoding cytochrome P450 family protein → MVAWAVTTRPLLKELLTDPRVSKDPRAHWPTWIDGKISPDWPLYTWVAVQNMFTAYGSDHKRLRVLVSKAFTARRTAALRPRIEEMTAALLDTLAAHGPDEIVDLREGYAYPIPIQVICELFGVDDDETREGLRRCVDSIFHTSADPEEVTATYTELYALLGGIVAAKRENPGDDMTSVLISAREEDGPGGSRLSEQELVDTLLLMIGAGHETTVNLLDNAIHALLTHPEQLELIRTGKAGWDDVIEETLRVQAPVANLPLRYAAEDIELDGGVTLRKGDAILAAYAAAGRDPQLYGDTADDFDLTRADKDHLAFGHGVHHCLGAPLARLEAAVALPALFARFPELTLAAAPGELSPVESFISNGHRALPARLGRH, encoded by the coding sequence GTGGTGGCGTGGGCAGTGACCACCCGGCCGCTGCTCAAGGAACTCCTCACCGACCCGCGCGTCTCGAAGGACCCGCGGGCGCACTGGCCGACCTGGATCGACGGCAAGATCTCCCCGGACTGGCCGCTGTACACCTGGGTCGCGGTGCAGAACATGTTCACCGCCTACGGCAGCGACCACAAACGCCTGCGCGTCCTCGTCTCCAAGGCGTTCACCGCCCGCCGCACCGCCGCCCTGCGCCCCCGCATCGAGGAGATGACCGCCGCCCTCCTCGACACGCTCGCGGCCCACGGACCGGACGAGATCGTCGACCTGCGCGAGGGCTACGCGTACCCGATCCCGATCCAGGTGATCTGCGAACTGTTCGGCGTCGACGATGACGAGACGAGGGAGGGGCTGCGCCGCTGCGTCGACTCGATCTTCCACACCTCCGCCGACCCGGAGGAGGTCACGGCCACCTATACCGAGCTGTACGCCCTGCTCGGCGGGATCGTCGCCGCCAAGCGCGAGAACCCCGGCGACGACATGACCAGCGTCCTCATCTCCGCCCGCGAGGAGGACGGCCCCGGCGGCAGCAGGCTGAGCGAGCAGGAGCTGGTCGACACCCTGCTGCTGATGATCGGCGCCGGCCACGAGACCACCGTGAACCTCCTCGACAACGCCATCCACGCACTGCTCACCCACCCCGAGCAGCTGGAGCTGATCCGCACCGGCAAGGCCGGCTGGGACGATGTGATCGAAGAGACACTGCGGGTCCAGGCCCCGGTCGCCAACCTGCCGCTGCGCTACGCCGCCGAGGACATCGAGCTGGACGGCGGAGTCACCCTGCGCAAGGGCGACGCGATCCTTGCCGCCTACGCCGCGGCCGGCCGCGACCCGCAGCTGTACGGGGACACGGCCGACGACTTCGACCTCACCCGCGCCGACAAGGACCATCTGGCCTTCGGCCACGGCGTCCACCACTGCCTGGGCGCCCCCCTCGCCCGGCTGGAGGCCGCCGTCGCACTGCCCGCCCTCTTCGCGCGCTTCCCCGAGCTGACCCTCGCCGCCGCCCCCGGTGAGCTGAGCCCCGTGGAGTCCTTCATCTCCAACGGCCACCGCGCCCTGCCCGCACGGCTGGGCCGCCACTAG
- a CDS encoding potassium channel family protein: protein MHVVIMGCGRVGSALAQTLEQQGHTVAVIDQDPTAFRRLGSGFSGRRVTGVGFDQDTLREAGIEEAGAFAAVSSGDNSNIIAARVAREMFGVENVAARIYDPRRAEVYQRLGIPTVATVRWTADQMLRRLLPSGAEPLWRDPTGGVQLAEVPASEAWVGHRISKLQEETGVRVAFLTRLGEAMLPTSSTVLQEGDLVHVMMRADEVEKVEAAFSAGPEEAAH, encoded by the coding sequence GTGCATGTCGTGATCATGGGTTGCGGGCGAGTGGGTTCGGCCCTCGCCCAGACCCTTGAGCAGCAGGGACACACGGTCGCCGTGATCGACCAGGACCCGACGGCGTTCCGGCGCCTGGGCTCCGGATTCAGCGGTCGGCGGGTGACCGGCGTCGGCTTCGACCAGGACACCCTGCGGGAGGCGGGCATCGAGGAGGCCGGCGCCTTCGCCGCGGTGAGCAGCGGCGACAACTCCAACATCATCGCGGCCCGGGTGGCCCGCGAGATGTTCGGCGTCGAGAACGTGGCGGCCCGGATCTACGACCCGCGCCGCGCGGAGGTCTACCAGCGGCTCGGCATCCCGACCGTGGCCACCGTGCGCTGGACGGCGGACCAGATGCTCCGCCGGCTGCTGCCGTCCGGGGCGGAGCCGCTGTGGCGCGATCCCACCGGCGGCGTCCAGCTCGCCGAGGTCCCGGCCTCGGAGGCCTGGGTCGGTCACCGGATCAGCAAGCTCCAGGAGGAGACGGGCGTACGGGTGGCGTTCCTCACCCGGCTGGGCGAGGCCATGCTGCCGACGTCCTCGACGGTCCTGCAGGAAGGCGACCTGGTGCACGTGATGATGCGCGCCGACGAGGTCGAGAAGGTCGAAGCGGCGTTCTCCGCCGGTCCCGAGGAGGCGGCGCACTGA
- a CDS encoding DUF742 domain-containing protein produces the protein MTPPAPRRDKGLVRPYVVTDGRAHPTRNTFDLVTLVMAHGDLPIGGLSPEKRALMELCLGGALSVAEIAGHLMLPVSVTKVLLGDLVDSGHLSTRAPIPSAQLPEAQILQEVLDGLRARL, from the coding sequence ATGACCCCGCCGGCGCCGAGGCGCGACAAAGGGTTAGTACGCCCGTACGTCGTCACCGACGGGCGTGCCCACCCGACCCGCAACACCTTCGACCTGGTCACGCTGGTCATGGCGCACGGCGACCTGCCGATCGGCGGCCTCAGCCCCGAAAAGCGCGCGCTCATGGAACTCTGCCTCGGCGGCGCCCTGTCGGTCGCCGAGATCGCCGGCCATCTGATGCTGCCCGTCAGCGTCACCAAGGTGCTGCTCGGCGATCTCGTGGACAGCGGCCACCTCAGTACCCGGGCCCCCATCCCCTCGGCCCAACTGCCCGAGGCCCAGATCTTGCAGGAGGTACTCGATGGACTCCGCGCTCGCCTCTGA
- a CDS encoding cytochrome P450: MTHRPDAGPPPPGCPAHRAPAPPPRPQPLYGPDFAADPHAVYARLRTLGPAAPVELAPGATATLVTDYRAALEVLRTPETFAKDARRWRALAEGRVAPDNPVVPMMAYRPNCLFSDGDAHRRLRQAVTDSLGRIDPNALRGYVERSADTLIDRFAPLGETDLLGGYAKVLPLLVFQQLFGCPPELGDRLVEGFSGIFDGVDAERANDLITETLVRLVSLKRARPGADVISWLLAHPVALTDEEMIHQLVVLIGAGTEPQQNLIANALRLLLSDDRFAGDLAGGSMPVEDALDEVLWLDPPMANYAVHYPVHDVDFGGVPLNRGEPVVVSFAAANTDPALLSDQRTGNRAHLAWSAGPHTCPAKDSARLIAAVAVEKLLDRLPDLELAVPVDRLVWRPGPFHRALTALPVRFPPVAVPTAAPAPLRVPAPDRAHAHPSAEPSGDRRWTSRPAPSASTPPAATSTARPPASAPSARRPPWSSLVAWWRGQ; encoded by the coding sequence GTGACCCACCGCCCCGACGCCGGCCCCCCGCCGCCGGGCTGCCCCGCGCACCGCGCCCCGGCGCCGCCACCGCGCCCCCAGCCGCTGTACGGGCCCGACTTCGCCGCCGACCCGCACGCCGTCTACGCGCGGCTGCGCACCCTGGGCCCGGCCGCGCCCGTGGAGCTCGCGCCCGGCGCCACCGCCACCCTCGTCACGGACTACCGGGCCGCCCTCGAAGTGCTCCGCACCCCCGAGACCTTCGCCAAGGACGCCCGCCGCTGGCGGGCCCTCGCCGAGGGCCGGGTGGCCCCGGACAACCCCGTCGTGCCGATGATGGCCTACCGGCCCAACTGCCTGTTCTCCGACGGCGACGCCCACCGCAGGCTGCGCCAGGCGGTCACCGACAGCCTCGGCCGCATCGACCCCAACGCCCTGCGCGGCTACGTCGAGCGCAGCGCCGACACCCTCATCGACCGCTTCGCGCCGCTCGGCGAGACCGATCTGCTCGGCGGCTACGCCAAGGTGCTGCCCCTGCTGGTCTTCCAGCAGCTCTTCGGCTGCCCGCCCGAGCTCGGCGACCGCCTCGTCGAGGGCTTCTCCGGGATCTTCGACGGCGTGGACGCCGAGCGCGCCAACGACCTCATCACCGAGACCCTGGTGCGGCTCGTCTCCCTCAAGCGGGCCCGGCCCGGCGCGGACGTCATCTCCTGGCTGCTCGCCCACCCGGTCGCCCTCACCGACGAGGAGATGATCCACCAGCTCGTCGTCCTCATCGGCGCCGGCACCGAACCCCAGCAGAACCTGATCGCCAACGCGCTGCGGCTGCTGCTGTCCGACGACCGCTTCGCGGGCGACCTCGCCGGCGGCAGCATGCCCGTCGAGGACGCCCTCGACGAGGTGCTCTGGCTCGACCCGCCGATGGCCAACTACGCCGTCCACTACCCCGTCCACGACGTGGACTTCGGCGGCGTCCCGCTGAACCGGGGCGAGCCGGTCGTGGTGAGCTTCGCCGCCGCCAACACCGACCCCGCGCTGCTGTCCGACCAGCGCACCGGCAACCGCGCCCACCTCGCCTGGAGCGCCGGCCCGCACACCTGCCCCGCCAAGGACTCCGCCCGGCTCATCGCGGCCGTCGCCGTCGAGAAGCTCCTCGACCGGCTGCCCGACCTGGAGCTGGCCGTACCCGTCGACCGGCTCGTCTGGCGCCCCGGCCCGTTCCACCGGGCCCTCACCGCCCTGCCCGTGCGCTTCCCCCCGGTCGCCGTACCCACGGCGGCGCCCGCGCCGCTGCGGGTACCGGCCCCCGACCGGGCGCACGCGCACCCGTCCGCCGAACCCTCAGGAGACCGACGATGGACCAGCAGACCTGCCCCGTCCGCATCGACCCCACCGGCCGCGACATCCACGGCGAGGCCGCCCGCCTCCGCGCCCTCGGCCCGGCGACCCCCGTGGAGCTCCCTGGTGGCGTGGTGGCGTGGGCAGTGA
- a CDS encoding GTP-binding protein, whose protein sequence is MDSALASDTAHEGAVYLRQSVRTAAKLLVVGHFAVGKTTFVGSLSEIRPLRTEETMTQAGALVDDLAGIRGKTTTTVAMDFGRLTLSDSLVLYLFGAPGQQRFTRLWQDMTRGALGALVLADTRRLEQSFDVMGLLEEHGLPYAVAVNHFDGAPTHPEEEIREALDLLPETPLITCDARDRISSTRALITLVEYLQTRQTRLSSTAQEHV, encoded by the coding sequence ATGGACTCCGCGCTCGCCTCTGACACCGCTCATGAGGGGGCCGTCTATCTTCGTCAGTCGGTGCGGACCGCCGCGAAGCTGCTCGTCGTGGGGCACTTCGCGGTGGGCAAGACCACCTTCGTCGGCTCGCTGTCGGAGATCCGGCCGCTGCGCACCGAGGAGACCATGACGCAGGCCGGCGCCCTCGTCGACGACCTGGCCGGCATCCGCGGCAAGACCACCACCACGGTGGCCATGGACTTCGGCCGGCTCACCCTCAGCGACAGCCTCGTCCTCTATCTCTTCGGCGCCCCCGGCCAGCAGCGCTTCACCCGGCTCTGGCAGGACATGACCCGCGGCGCGCTCGGCGCCCTGGTCCTCGCCGACACCCGGCGCCTGGAGCAGTCCTTCGACGTCATGGGACTGCTGGAGGAGCACGGCCTGCCGTACGCCGTCGCCGTCAACCACTTCGACGGCGCCCCCACCCACCCCGAGGAGGAGATCCGCGAAGCCCTCGATCTGCTCCCCGAGACCCCGCTCATCACCTGCGACGCACGCGACCGGATCTCCTCCACCCGGGCCCTGATCACCCTCGTGGAATACCTCCAGACCCGGCAGACCCGCCTGTCCAGCACCGCCCAGGAGCATGTGTGA
- a CDS encoding ATP-binding protein — MSHHIPEAVIWCLAVALTAVLILLVRQRGITAGVRRRVAQLEESLQARDEEVRHLVGVRLPAVAETMNQPVPLPGPLDERLAGTAFAQSLQSALELFTQAVDKAQARADQSAKAALKASMRALQGLAHEQQLAISDMQDRHDNPDVLRDLLEIDHANSQFGRRAQAIAVLCGSWPGRQRVASQLTDVVRGATSRIRDYRRVRVHSQADIAVVSRVVEPVVLAVAELLDNAARHSQPNTFVEVSLQPVHNGAVVVIDDAGVGMDGQEVQHAVALLSGQRVVDVSRLGDPPQFGFPVIGVLAARYGFSVSVDTRSPYGGVRAVLFLPSALLTHLEIDGPGTTPLRHPAATDTGRGGSGRGGAGATRPQQPPARSPERPHAPEEFPAGHPDRLADAGHPDRLADDASAVTGSTAGGLPKRRRRQPPAPRPAAPPPAESPSERTAEQTARIMGAFARGTRSGRDACDSPVTDGPTGNTGYPGHTGPAGHGAPTPDDEGKPPA; from the coding sequence ATGTCACATCACATACCGGAGGCGGTGATCTGGTGCCTGGCCGTCGCGTTGACCGCCGTCCTGATCCTGCTGGTCCGCCAGCGCGGGATCACCGCCGGAGTGCGCAGGCGCGTCGCCCAGCTGGAAGAGAGCCTGCAGGCGCGTGACGAGGAGGTACGGCACCTGGTCGGGGTCCGGCTGCCCGCCGTGGCGGAGACCATGAACCAGCCCGTACCGCTGCCCGGCCCGCTCGACGAACGGCTCGCCGGCACCGCGTTCGCGCAGAGCCTGCAGTCGGCCCTGGAGCTGTTCACCCAGGCCGTCGACAAGGCACAGGCCCGCGCGGACCAGTCCGCGAAGGCCGCCCTCAAGGCCTCCATGCGCGCCCTCCAAGGCCTCGCGCACGAACAGCAGCTGGCCATCTCCGACATGCAGGACCGGCACGACAATCCCGACGTGCTGCGCGACCTGCTGGAGATCGACCACGCCAACTCCCAGTTCGGGCGCCGCGCCCAGGCCATCGCCGTCCTGTGCGGCTCCTGGCCCGGCCGGCAGCGCGTCGCCTCCCAGCTGACCGACGTCGTGCGGGGCGCCACCTCCCGCATCCGCGACTACCGCCGCGTGCGGGTGCACAGCCAGGCCGACATCGCCGTCGTCAGCCGGGTCGTGGAGCCCGTGGTGCTCGCCGTCGCCGAACTCCTCGACAACGCCGCCCGCCACTCGCAGCCCAACACCTTCGTCGAGGTCAGCCTCCAGCCCGTGCACAACGGCGCCGTCGTCGTCATCGACGACGCGGGTGTGGGCATGGACGGCCAGGAGGTGCAGCACGCGGTCGCACTGCTCTCGGGGCAGCGGGTCGTGGACGTCTCCCGGCTCGGCGACCCCCCGCAGTTCGGCTTCCCGGTCATCGGCGTGCTCGCCGCGCGCTACGGCTTCAGCGTCTCCGTCGACACCCGCTCGCCGTACGGCGGCGTACGGGCCGTGCTGTTCCTGCCCAGCGCCCTGCTGACCCACCTCGAGATCGACGGGCCCGGCACCACGCCGCTCCGGCACCCGGCGGCGACCGACACCGGTCGCGGCGGAAGCGGTCGCGGCGGAGCCGGGGCGACCAGGCCGCAGCAGCCGCCCGCACGCTCCCCGGAACGGCCCCACGCGCCCGAGGAGTTCCCCGCCGGACACCCGGACCGGCTCGCCGACGCCGGACACCCCGACCGGCTCGCCGACGACGCCTCCGCGGTGACCGGCTCGACGGCCGGCGGACTGCCCAAGCGCCGCCGCCGGCAGCCCCCCGCCCCCCGGCCGGCCGCGCCGCCGCCCGCCGAGAGCCCCAGCGAGCGCACCGCCGAACAGACCGCCCGGATCATGGGCGCGTTCGCCCGCGGTACCCGCTCCGGCCGGGACGCCTGCGATTCCCCCGTGACCGACGGCCCCACCGGAAACACCGGCTATCCCGGCCACACCGGCCCCGCCGGTCACGGCGCCCCCACCCCCGACGACGAAGGGAAACCCCCCGCGTGA
- a CDS encoding potassium channel family protein produces the protein MRVAIAGAGAVGRSIAGELLENGHEVLLIDKAPSAISVERVPLAEWLLADACEITSLDEAALQRCNVVIAATGDDKVNLVVSLLAKTEYGVPRVVARVNNPKNEWLFNESWGVDVAVSTPRLMSALVEEAVSVGDLVRLLRFSQGDANLVELTLPPEAALAGTRVGDVDWPEDTALVTIIRGTRVLTPNKEDVLEAGDELLFVAAPAREEQLEDLLSVRREDAAG, from the coding sequence ATGAGGGTTGCTATTGCCGGAGCCGGTGCAGTCGGCCGCTCCATCGCGGGCGAGCTGCTGGAGAACGGGCACGAGGTGCTGCTCATCGACAAGGCCCCCTCGGCCATCTCGGTGGAGCGGGTGCCGCTGGCGGAGTGGCTGCTGGCCGACGCGTGCGAGATCACCTCGCTCGACGAGGCGGCGCTCCAGCGCTGCAACGTGGTGATCGCGGCGACCGGTGACGACAAGGTCAACCTCGTCGTCTCGCTGCTCGCCAAGACGGAGTACGGGGTCCCCCGGGTCGTGGCCCGGGTGAACAACCCGAAGAACGAGTGGCTCTTCAACGAGTCCTGGGGCGTGGACGTCGCCGTCTCCACCCCGCGTCTGATGTCGGCGCTGGTCGAGGAGGCCGTGAGCGTCGGCGACCTGGTGCGGCTGCTGCGTTTCAGCCAGGGCGACGCCAACCTGGTGGAGCTGACGCTCCCGCCGGAGGCCGCGCTGGCCGGCACCCGGGTCGGGGACGTGGACTGGCCGGAGGACACCGCGCTGGTCACGATCATCCGCGGCACCCGCGTGCTCACCCCGAACAAGGAGGACGTGCTGGAGGCGGGCGACGAGCTGCTCTTCGTCGCGGCCCCCGCGCGGGAGGAGCAGCTGGAGGACCTGCTGTCGGTGCGCCGCGAGGACGCCGCCGGCTGA